From Calditrichota bacterium, one genomic window encodes:
- a CDS encoding GntR family transcriptional regulator, whose product MITKTSLQKLFQLNNKIKIPLYRQIIKNIIENIHNNNLSIGDKLPSINSICKEFNLSRDTVVKSYDILKEKGIITAVHGKGFYINNSRSEIKTNVFVLFDAQHTSYKEELFKGMQEVVKDKASLDIYSHHYNPIFFRDLITKYRNDYEYYVIMPFKNKLVEESLKKLDPKKVLLLDIAISTKKTDYSSIFQSHDFGFENALGDALDSIRKYKKLFLVYPQEKHHPISTKNSFLKFCQQNGIEYQVEHDLDESLLQKNNAYFVIEDDDLVSLIKYCRKMNFKLGKDIGCLTYNDTPFKTILEGGITTVSIDFYQMGKLVGKQICRPVQINTVVPTYLFKRKSL is encoded by the coding sequence ATGATTACTAAAACGAGCCTTCAAAAATTATTTCAATTAAATAATAAGATTAAAATACCGCTGTATAGACAAATTATTAAAAATATAATTGAAAATATCCATAACAATAATCTATCGATTGGTGATAAGTTACCATCCATTAATTCTATTTGTAAGGAATTCAATCTTTCGCGCGACACGGTCGTGAAATCTTATGATATTCTTAAAGAAAAAGGAATAATAACGGCAGTTCACGGCAAAGGCTTTTATATTAATAATAGCCGTTCAGAAATCAAAACAAATGTTTTTGTACTCTTTGATGCCCAACACACCTCATATAAAGAAGAGCTTTTTAAAGGCATGCAAGAGGTTGTAAAAGATAAGGCAAGCCTGGATATTTATTCTCATCATTATAACCCAATATTTTTTAGAGATCTTATTACAAAATATAGAAATGATTATGAATATTATGTAATAATGCCATTTAAAAATAAATTAGTTGAAGAATCGTTAAAGAAGTTAGATCCAAAAAAAGTCCTTCTTTTGGACATTGCCATAAGTACAAAAAAAACTGACTATTCAAGTATTTTTCAATCTCATGATTTTGGTTTTGAAAATGCATTAGGCGATGCATTGGATAGTATCAGAAAATACAAGAAACTTTTTCTTGTTTACCCTCAGGAAAAGCACCATCCGATTAGTACAAAGAATTCATTCTTAAAATTTTGTCAACAAAATGGAATTGAATATCAGGTAGAGCATGATTTAGATGAAAGCCTATTGCAAAAAAATAATGCCTATTTTGTGATCGAGGATGATGACCTGGTTTCTTTAATAAAATATTGTAGGAAAATGAATTTTAAGTTAGGCAAAGATATTGGTTGTTTAACCTATAATGACACTCCATTTAAAACAATATTGGAGGGTGGGATTACGACGGTTTCCATTGATTTTTATCAGATGGGAAAACTTGTAGGGAAACAAATATGTAGACCTGTCCAAATAAATACAGTTGTTCCAACGTACCTCTTTAAAAGAAAGTCGCTCTAA